One Glycine max cultivar Williams 82 chromosome 3, Glycine_max_v4.0, whole genome shotgun sequence DNA window includes the following coding sequences:
- the LOC100813242 gene encoding uncharacterized protein yields MQGRSPDQESVGSGTKRSSVSSGGRPRNQKEFFYKFVESDSLTAKLVDWFESVTEKSELKQQAFDVPFELIELQKFDYALEGISFQQLTRMPNAVHASTSDAVEATAYLAIEDFLHASIKGLWEAFWSQDEPMPFSVDCLYNANMKFYQAEKAIANGRLGGLCGTGILLNNPRHPHGKWDHVLELALLRPDIGGHAVGSDRQPSPSVLGEALFYALRMLLARSLSRLSFFPDPSTVFVLLVDSQYGGVVKVEGDVNKLNFDMKNVYECAAEWVKNHSRISVSPIDRIWNKLGNANWGDIGALQVLFATFHCIVQYAGMPKHSVEDLAADHSSRLQTRRVERQLGDTGVNGNGLFRYQQRSVSPEIVEVQDDSVKVDSKESMITEGTILWLEDSDWQKGYQIKEVINTSELTYFIASHVEDPGQNLFLYVGSHPSQLEPAWEDMNLWYQVQRQTKVLTIMKQKGLSSKYLPQLSASGRIIHPGHCRRPSSGGNCDHPWCGTPILVTSPVGETVAEMVRTGQFGSDEAIRCCHDCLSALSTVASAGIRHGDIRPENVICVKSGVRHPYFVLIGWGHAILEDRDRPAMNLHFSSTYALQEGKLCSASDAESLVYMLYYSCGGVFPDLDSVEGALQWRETSWSRRLIQQKLGDISTVLKAFADYVDSLCGTPYPMDYDIWLRRLRRNIREDDHGKEIDGTG; encoded by the coding sequence GTAGATCCCCAGACCAGGAATCAGTAGGGTCTGGGACAAAGAGGTCCAGTGTATCATCGGGGGGTAGGCCTCGAAATCAGAAGGAGTTCTTctataaatttgttgaaagtgACAGCCTGACTGCAAAACTTGTAGATTGGTTTGAATCTGTAACAGAAAAAAGTGAATTGAAACAGCAGGCATTTGATGTTCCATTTGAGTTGATTGAACTTCAAAAATTTGATTATGCATTGGAAGGAATTTCATTTCAGCAGCTAACACGAATGCCCAATGCTGTTCATGCTTCTACATCTGATGCTGTAGAAGCAACAGCTTATCTTGCTATTGAAGATTTTCTACATGCAAGTATAAAAGGCTTGTGGGAGGCATTTTGGAGTCAAGATGAGCCCATGCCTTTTTCTGTGGATTGTCTGTATAATGCCAACATGAAGTTTTATCAGGCTGAAAAGGCAATTGCAAATGGAAGGCTTGGAGGTCTTTGTGGCACTGGTATATTGCTGAATAATCCTAGACATCCTCATGGAAAATGGGATCATGTCCTTGAATTGGCACTGCTAAGGCCTGATATTGGAGGCCATGCTGTTGGCAGTGACCGCCAGCCTTCTCCATCAGTTCTTGGAGAAGCTCTATTTTATGCTCTTCGAATGCTATTGGCAAGGAGTTTAAGTAGACTGAGTTTCTTTCCAGATCCAAGCACAGTGTTTGTTCTTCTTGTTGATTCTCAATACGGGGGTGTTGTAAAGGTTGAAGGAGATGTAAATAAGCTCAATTTTGatatgaaaaatgtttatgAATGTGCTGCTGAATGGGTAAAAAATCATTCTAGAATTTCTGTTTCTCCAATTGATAGGATCTGGAACAAACTTGGAAATGCAAACTGGGGAGATATCGGTGCTCTTCAGGTGCTATTTGCAACCTTCCACTGTATTGTGCAATATGCTGGAATGCCCAAGCACTCTGTCGAGGATTTAGCTGCTGACCATAGTTCACGCCTCCAAACAAGAAGAGTTGAGAGGCAGTTAGGAGATACAGGTGTAAATGGAAATGGCCTATTTCGATACCAGCAACGTAGTGTTTCCCCTGAAATTGTTGAAGTTCAGGATGATTCTGTCAAAGTTGATTCCAAAGAGTCAATGATAACAGAAGGAACCATATTATGGCTGGAGGATTCAGATTGGCAAAAGGGTTATCAGATAAAAGAGGTAATCAACACTAGTGAATTGACATACTTCATTGCATCTCATGTTGAAGACCCAGGACAAAATCTGTTCCTATACGTGGGTTCTCATCCGTCCCAGCTGGAACCAGCATGGGAAGATATGAATTTATGGTATCAAGTTCAGAGGCAGACCAAAGTATTGACTATAATGAAGCAGAAAGGTCTATCAAGCAAATATCTGCCTCAATTGAGTGCCTCTGGTAGGATCATACACCCAGGCCATTGTCGCCGGCCCAGCTCTGGTGGAAATTGTGATCACCCTTGGTGTGGGACCCCTATTCTTGTGACCAGTCCAGTTGGTGAAACAGTAGCTGAAATGGTACGCACAGGGCAATTTGGTTCAGATGAAGCTATCAGATGTTGCCATGATTGCTTATCAGCGCTTTCAACTGTTGCTTCTGCTGGAATTCGGCATGGAGACATCAGGCCAGAGAATGTGATCTGTGTAAAGTCTGGTGTGAGGCACCCTTATTTTGTTCTAATTGGATGGGGCCATGCCATTCTTGAAGATAGGGATCGCCCTGCCATGAATCTTCATTTCTCATCTACTTATGCACTTCAGGAAGGAAAGCTATGCTCCGCTTCAGATGCGGAAAGCCTAGTTTATATGCTTTATTATTCATGTGGTGGAGTTTTCCCTGATCTAGATTCAGTAGAGGGAGCGCTACAGTGGAGAGAGACATCTTGGTCAAGGAGATTAATTCAGCAGAAGCTTGGTGATATCTCCACTGTGCTGAAAGCTTTTGCTGATTATGTTGACAGTCTCTGTGGGACACCATATCCCATGGACTATGACATATGGCTGAGAAGGTTGAGGCGAAATATTCGCGAAGATGATCATGGAAAGGAAATCGATGGAACGGGCTAG
- the LOC100813778 gene encoding phosphatidylinositol transfer protein 3, translating into MSFKRSKSEAEKTLSPEEQQTMIGEVRKIIGPIADKFSTLCSDASVLRYLRARNYNTKKAAKMLKGSIKWRLEFKPEKIQWDDVAQEAERGRLYKADYMDKQGRIVFVIRPGIQSASSSCAQIKYLIYCLENAIWNISSNQEEQMVWLIDFQGWSTACLSLKIVRDTAQILQAHYPERLGLAIFYNPPKVFESFWTMVKPFLEPKTYKKVIFVYPDNPRSRRMVMEEHLDMDKLESYFGGKNTVGFNYEAYAQKMKEDDKSMSDVFDSCCSSSPGFLSSEFHESV; encoded by the exons atgtcGTTTAAGAGATCGAAATCAGAAGCTGAAAAAACTTTATCTCCTGAAGAGCAGCAGACCATG atTGGAGAAGTTAGAAAGATAATTGGTCCAATTGCTGACAAGTTCTCTACTCTGTGTTCGGATGCATCAGTTCTAAGATACCTTAGAGCACGAAACTACAATACTAAGAAGGCTGCAAAGATGTTGAAAGGATCCATAAAATGGAGGCTGGAGTTCAAGCCAGAGAAGATCCAATGG GATGATGTTGCTCAAGAAGCTGAGAGAGGAAGGCTATATAAAGCTGATTACATGGACAAGCAAGGAAGGATTGTTTTTGTTATTAGACCTGGTATTCAG AGTGCAAGCAGCTCATGTGCCCAAATCAAGTACCTTATTTACTGTTTGGAGAATGCCATATGGAATATAAGTTCCAATCAAGAAGAGCAGATGGTTTGGCTTATTGATTTTCAAGGGTGGAGCACAGCATGCTTATCGTTGAAGATCGTCCGAGATACTGCTCAAATCCTGCAGGCTCATTACCCTGAGAGGTTGGGCCTTGCAATCTTTTACAATCCACCAAAAGTGTTTGAGTCATTTTGGACG ATGGTGAAACCATTTCTAGAACCCAAGACTTACAAAAAGGTGATATTTGTTTACCCTGACAACCCAAGGAGCCGCCGCATGGTGATGGAGGAACACCTTGACATGGACAAGCTGGAATCCTATTTTGGTGGGAAAAATACGGTTGGATTCAACTATGAAGCCTATGCTcagaaaatgaaagaagatgacAAAAGCATGTCTGATGTTTTTGATTCATGTTGTTCATCGTCGCCAGGTTTTTTAAGCTCCGAATTTCATGAATCGGTGTAG
- the LOC100306564 gene encoding uncharacterized protein, protein MSGKYIISAILGSFGVAWVCDYYVSDKKLFGGSTPGTITNNEWAEETDKKLQAWPRTAGPPVVMNPISRQNFIVKSRAE, encoded by the exons ATGTCAGGCAAGTATATCATTTCTGCTATTCTTGGATCATTTGGAGTTGCATGGGTTTGTGATTATTATGTTTCAGACAAAAAGCTATTTGGAG GTTCTACCCCTGGAACTATTACAAACAATGAGTGGGCAGAAGAGACTGACAAAAAATTGCAGGCATGGCCTCGTACTGCCGGTCCACCAGTGGTCATGAATCCCATAAGTCGCCAAAATTTCATTGTCAAGTCTCGCGCTgagtaa